The window GCaatggggttatggttagggttatggttagggttatggttagggttatggtttggattatggttaaaaaaaaacatgtgtaaCATATTGTAGCCACCTTGGTAAAATTACTACTCGCCACCCCTAGCAGGATgccctatttggagcagtgggtagtgcacCTGTCTTCAGAGCTAAAGGATACGATTTGAAACACAGTCTGCTATTTCTGGATTATTACTTTAACGTTAATTCACCTAATGTGACATATCTTATGAAATCAGCTGTCAATGATTTTcctaaaataatttttgtattcCAATGGTTATTATTCCCATGTTACTTCACCTAATGTAATAAACCTTACAAATTCAGCTGTCAAAGATTTTCGTAAAATAGTTTACGtattccaatgagaccaggttggtGTCCTAGGCcacaaaaatgtatagaaagcataaatatatgaatgtgtaGCTTACCTGTTGAGGAAAAATGTGACTAACAAAATGCTTTTCAGGTCTCTATCAACCCATGTATTACTTTAAAGTGATGCCTGAACTTGAGTTTTGCTGGGGGCAGTATGACAAAATTTGTGATTACTACAGTACATTCTCGAATAGAAAGTCAGCTGAATTACTTCAACGTAGAATTGTGGTCTTGTGGTCTTGGTACCGAGTGGTTGACTACTATCCTCTCATCCAGATTATATAATTGTGGAATTTGATGCTTTCAATGTTTATTGAATATTCTGTATGTCTTGATCAGACGTTAGTCGAGGAGACCGTTTCTAGGGAGATCTacgaggacacacacacactcctgaggGAATTGATGACTGAGACAACGTTAACTGTGGGAGCCGGGCTGAACTTAAAGTTCACTCCCACAGAGAAGTCTATGGACAAGGCCGCGAAGAACATAGAGGCCACTCCCACAGTGCAGTCTACGGGCAACGCCACAGCAGTCAAGGTCAACACAACTATGGCCTGGGATGTGGGTTTGGACTTTGAGTATAAACGAACTAACATGATCAAGAATGTTGCGGAGTACACCACAATTAAGGTAAACTATTCATGTTAGAAGTTATACTGAACTACAACCCCGTTTCTGAAAAAGTTGGGACCCTGCgtaaatgcaaataaacagaatgcaatgatgtgaacaTCATGTATtcctatatttaactgaaaatagtacagacaacatgtcaaatgttgaaaccgagaaatgttattgtttttggagaaatacatgcccattttgaatttgatgccagcaacacgtttcaaaaaagttgggacaggggcatatttacctcaaatattttcaaaggtctgtactgcagacaggccaatttagcacccTGACTcctttactacggagccatgctattgtaatacgtgcagaatgtggtttggcattgtcttgctgaaataagcaacgccttccctgaaaaagatgtagtctggatggcaacatatgttgctccaaaacctgtgtaaattgttcagcattaatggtgccttcacagatgtgcaagtcacccatgccatgtgcactaatgcacccccataccaacatggatgctggcttttgaattgtgtgctgataacaagccagctgctccctctcctctttagtccggaggacgcggtgtccatgattccccaaatataatttcaaatgttgatttgtcagatcacaggacagtATTCCACTCAATCCATCTTggatgagctcgggcccagagaaggcggaaggtgttctggatcttgttgatacatctccggaaaaaattcagagaccacactactccaaaaaagttgaaaaggaaagttttgagggaggaacagatgcgttcagtttgcagtggtctcttaattttaacgcttctgttcatCACTTTAAACCATCCTTTTCGAAGGAAatgaaaaggtgcagtggtttcttaattttttccagagctgtatatggtttcttctttgcatgttagagttttaacttgcacatctggatgcagcgacaaactgtgctcacagacaatggttttcagaagtgttcctgagcccatgtggTTTattcccactacagaatcgggtctatttttaatgcagtatcgcctgagggcccgaagatcatagCCATCCAATACAGTTTTTTGactttgtcccttgcatacagagattcctccggattctctgaatcttttaatgatattatgtaccgtagatgatgagatccccaaactctttgcaatgttacgttgagaaactttattcttaaattgtagcACAATGTGCCTgggcagtctttcacagagggGGGAACCCACacctgacagacccatcctctctggaattatcttttaatacccaatcattttACTGACCTTTTGCCATTTGACCTatttagttgtgtgatattccaccaggtttagttttttaacattacataactgtcacaacttttatgaaacatgttgcttgcatcaaattcaaagtgggcatatgttttttaagaaacaataaaatgtctcagtttcaacatttgatatgttgtctttgtactattatctattgaatataagatttaaatgatttgcacatcattgtattctgtttttatttacattttacacagcgtcccaacttttttgtaaacagaGTTGTAGatagatacagtatattcaacGTCAAGGATAATCATCTCacctaaacatttattttgaaaattgtTATTTTCCACAGAAGTCTAAAGACAGAAGTCTCTGCAGAGATACAATAAATGTTTATAGACCTTTTCTCTAAAGCTCATAAATAATGTAACAACCAAAACGCAGTATGTTGTTACATTAACGTGGATCCTCGTCCAATCAGAACAAGAGCTTCATGCGTGTCAAGGGCCGTGTGCAGCTGAGCACCTACAGGATGCGCTCGCGGGACCTTCAGGTGGCCGGGGACTTCCTAGAACACGTCAAGTCTCTGCCTCTGGAATACGAGAAAGGACAGTACTTCAGGTTGTACAGTAATTATTACCCTATAACACCCTTCAATACCAGTTACCTCAGCGTCTTTGTAACAATATAGTAGGTGAATTGCAGTGTGTTGTACTTCCATTTTTGCCCTCTCTAGTCGGAGcaatgaaacaaatattttaagttGAGTTGAACTGAATCAATCTGTATGCAGCTTCCTGGAGGACTACGGAACTCACTATACAAGGAACGGGAAGTCTGGAGGAGAGTATGACCTGATCTACGTTCTGAATCAGGACAACATACGGGACAAAAGTATGTAGGGTTCCTGTATCTTATCCCTCTACCGACACTTATGGCTGACAGGAACCGCTAACACCTGCGACATCTGCACCGGATTGGCCCTTCTTTAAAGAGAGCCCTTTTACTGAAACATTAGGAGAAACACATTGCAACGTCGCGTGTTTAGTCTTGTTTGAAGTGACCTGGTGGGATGTTAAACCATGTCCTGTCTTCTGCAGAGGTGACAGAGAAGAAGGTCCAGAACTGCATTAAACTTGGAATCACAGCCAACTTTGAAATAAGCTCTGGGATGGGAGGAGGCGCTCACGTCAGGCCGGACTACTGTAAAGACACAGTCAACAACGACACAGGTCTGACATCCGCTGCCAAATGTCCCTTCTGTgctacacaacacaacacactgaggtggacagtaacacacccacacacacacacacacacaccttcctccTTCACTGCTGTGGCTCTGTCTTCCCAGATGAGAAGGAGGGTAAGGCGCTGGTGGATAAAGTGATCACCGGGGTCAGGGGTGGTACCCTGGAGGCCGCGGTTGCCATGAGAACCCAGATAACAAAGGAAGGCCTAATGGACCAAGCGACCTATGTAGGCTGGGCACGGTCGGTGGGCGATTCGCCCGCACTCCTCAGAAGTGAGGTAAGGAAAGGGACACCCTACTCCAGACCAATAACATACCACCTAGTTATCAAAGTCATATTGAATCCACTTGAATTCAGTGAACCGATTCAAGTAATACTGACGCTGATGTGATTGTTTTATGAGTGGTAGCTCAGTAAATCAGTTTTAAATAAGGATATATCCATCCATggatataatgtatatatgaTAGATCAACTTAAGAGAGGTGGGGATGTAGTAATATACCGTACATAAAATGTTGGTATCATATAAATGTGAAGTTTTGGCTCTTGGCCTGGAGATTTCTAAATCTCTTCATCTTACTGTGGTGGCTTGTTACAGGCCTCCATCAGCATCCAGTGATGCTCTGCCCTCTTCAATTAGTCTTATATCCTCTATCAATTATAAGGAAATTGTCCTTGTTGGGGATTTTAATTGGAACTGGTTACAACCAGTATCTGATGATTTTAAAGCACACTGTTATTCTTAGTGGAAAAATGTGATTCTTAAAATGTCCTGAAAAATCTTCACTAATAGATTTAATTCTACATAAATACTCCTCAGCTTCTGTATTTGCAAATGACATCAGTGACCACTCTGTTGTTGCAATTGTTAGAGAGGCTAAATTAGAGAAGACCATGCCTCGTATAATAATCAAGCAAAATATGAAACAGTTTGTGGAAGAAGGTTTTGTGCATGATTTACTTCAGTTTGATTGGGAGAACATTTACCTCATTCCGGATGTAGAAagtgctcaaaaaaattatatacattttattctatTTATGCACCGCTTCGAAAATACAGGGTTAAAGGTCGTGACAATCCATGGTTTTCCACTGAGCTGTCATGCCTTCTTCACCAATGTGACATGGCGTTGGCCAAGGCCCGGCACTCTGACATTGAGTCAGACTGGTTGTCTTATAAGCAACTTAGGAATAATTGCACtattaaataattgtttattattaattattaaaaatgccAAAACATCACACTTGTTAAATGAAACTACAAACAATCTAAATGATCCAAGGAAGTTTTGGAAAACCATTAAATCTTTAGATGGtcattaaaatgttacttttaaaaaaaataaaaatttcaaTCTCTGCCCAATACTTGAAAATCAGTTTTTTGGTTAGATTACTAACTCAAAGGTAAATAAAGCCCTCAAATCTTTGGATACCAATAAATCAGCTGGTCTTGATCATTTTGATTAATTCCTTTTAAAGCTATCTGCTGATTTTATTGCACCAACTTTATCTATCTTTTTAATCTTTCATTAAGATCAAACAAAATTCCAATGATTTGGAAATCTGCCTTTGTGCTTCCCCTGTTAAAAGGAGGAGATACTTGTTAAATAATTATAGACCTATTTCCAAACCCAAAAAtcgcaaaaacacaaacatcttAGAATCACTTGTGAGTAATCAACTGAAAGATTTTTTACTTGAAAATGACATCTTATCAGTTTAACAATCTGGCTTTAGAAAGAACTGAGCAAAATGACAGCAGGTTTGTTAGTAATACCTTATTTTATTGTCTCTCTAGACAAGGGGCACCACTGTGCAGCCCTCTTTATCAACCTATCAAAGACAGGGATCGGTTCCTCGGACTACTCCTTTTCACAATTTACATAAATAACATAGGCATAGATGTACCCCAAGCTAACTTTCATttctatgccgatgatactatGATTTATTGTTTGGCACCCTCCCAAATCAAGCCCTTTCTCAGTTGCAAACTGGCTTTCAATATTGTTCAACAAGGATTTAATCAGTAGATCTTCCATTACTTACCACTCTGCATGGTAATATTATTGATCCTGTGTCTGTATACAAATATATTGGAATTTTAATTGATGacactttttcttttcttttgaatttACTTAATTTGTTAAAGAAAACTGAGGTTGAAGTTGGgttgttattttctaaataagtcttgtttttcttttgaaactAGAAACTTGTACTTGCTACTTTTCTGCCTGTGTTAGAGTACGGGGATGTCATCTACATGCACGCTTCTTGTCCGTCATTCTCTGAACACTGTTTACCATGCTGCTTTAACGTTCATTACTAATTGTAGTGGTGAGTGTAGCTCACTCACCACTGTGTTCTATACAGTAGAGTAGGTTGGCCGTCATTGTTGACATTTAGGCTCTGTCATTGGTACTTTTTCATTTATAAAGGTATTCTGGGTTTGACACCATCCTACCGTTGCAAACTTATCagcaaaaaaagttttaaaagcTATTGCTCACGATCACAGGATCTCTATCTACTGTCAGTTCCCACTGTCCACACAGAGATGAGCTTTTAGGGTTGCTGCTCACACAACCTGGAATGGTCTTCAGTCTGAACAAAAAATGCAGGACCTTGTAGCACTGAGTGTTTTTAAAGACAAATTGAGAAGAATGGAAGAAGGCCTATAGTTTCAGTGCTTGTCTGTGCTTTTAAAATTGTGCATCTTTTTATTTGTTGctgtattcttttttattttggcaCTGGATGGTATGGTGGGTGTAATTTTATTTCcctatgtttgtgttgtgtgttttaaatttgtttttgtttgtgacgCCCATCTTTGCCAGGACTTTCCTGAGAAAGAGATGTTTAATCTCAGTGAGATCTTCCGGGATAAATAACggttaaataacaaaaatactgTTCTCCCCCTTCTTCCCCTGGTAGCCCGAGCCTATTCAGAGTCTGATCCCGCTGGACATGCCTGGTGCCAACACCAGGAGGCTTAACCTGAAGAGAGCCACTGAGGAGTACGAGGCGGAGTACAACGTGTGCAAGTGCATGCCCTGCCACAACGGGGCCACCCTGGCCCTGCTGGACGGacagtgtctctgcctctgtccgCCTCAGTTTGAAGGTCTGGCCTGCCAGGATGTCAAGACTGACCAGAGTGAGTGGAGCTGGGTCATTTATACACCCACGAGAGcatacactcatacacacacacacacacacacacacacacacaacatacacaacacacaagagTCTGTCTTTTGTAATGCTCGAAAAGGTGTGTTGTCAAGCTGAAAACATTGTCCTCTCTAGATAAGAATTCCAAAATGGCCGTGGGGGGCGTTGCTCAGGAGGGGAATTGGTCGTGTTGGACACCGTGGTCAGGCTGCAGTGGAGGGAAACGTACTAGGACCCGAATGTGCAACAAACAGGGCCTCACTGGCGCCACCTGCCGGGGAGATACCCACAGTGAAGACTACTGCTGAGCACTGGCATTCAAGTCCTGATGACTCAACATAAACAATGCACGCCCAGATACATCGACAAAGCCAGAAACTGATCAAAATGTGTCCAGAAAacactttctcacacacacagatactcaTGATTAATATCACAAAATCCTGATTAATATTGTGAAAGAGAAAATGACATCCAATTCCTTGAGGTTTTCCTACTAATCATATTCCAAGGACGTTTGACAACTTACCGTAGATGTATATCTGGAGTTGACAGGGTCCATATAAAACATGTGAAAACATcctatttaatgtttgtttatttatttttatatattttgttaaataatgtatCCTATTCTCAACAATTTGTTCATTGTGGTGAATTGTGAACTGAAGTAGCCTGGTTTGACTCATCATCCATTTGGAAAGGAAGATTAGGCCATCTCCTGGCCAGCATTGGGTGATAAAATTCATCGGATCATTAGAGGCCTTTGGTATGTGTTGCTGGTCATCGAGAACATTATTCAAAATCTCATAATCTCAGGAATTTAGGAAGACGGAGACAGGGGAAGCCATATTATATCTTCAAATGCCAACGCATTTTACCCCAGTTAAGTTAATAACCCATAACCTGTCATTATGGTTTGGCACTCATGATATTATTATCCTGccttgagaaaacaaaaaaatatctaGAACCATGATGTTTTTGCATTAAAATACACAGCCAGttgaaaatattattgttaGACTTTCCATAAAGACTGAGGCTGAATTTATTTAAACTAATGGCACTGTAATgagacatttatatttaaaaaaacgtgCAGCAAATGTCATCAGTCCCTTGACATCACCGCAAAAGATaatgaacattaaaaaaaatccaaacaGAGCAATCTTTCATGAATCCTGAAACAATAAATCCATACTAAAAGAAGTAATCCAGAAGAGCCTTGGTCCTTATCTAAAACAAGGTGCCGTGCTGTAGTATCTCTGTCTAATCCACTTTGGCCCACTTCAAGTATGCATTAATGGCCTAATAACTCATCTTTAAAAACATGGCCGCATTCCAACCAGCTACGCTGTGGAAATGAGAAACAGATGAGCCAAAGAAtgagagataaaaaaaatacaggggGAGATCGAGATCGAGAAAGAGCAGAAGAGATTAGTAGGGGTAAATTGAGATCTGAACAGGATGTGAACACGTGTGGTGAATGTAAAGATTTCAGAGATTATTTTTCTTGACATGAAATGGGAAGACACCTTAAAATGTTGTAATTGTGTGGATTCAGCTATTGGGATCTAATAAATGAAGTTAGAAGTATGTTCGAATGTCGGCTATCATTATGTGTGAGTACATTGAGAAAACATTTGCCATTTCTTCTCACAAGGCATGTCATCTTACACAAGTCTGAACTGGTCACAGCGGGGCTCCTAGATTGAGCAAACCACAACAAGACAGGCCAGATGGTAAATATGTTCCTGATCCTGCCCAGCTCTGGTCCTGTCCAACTCATCTCCCGGGCCTATGTGGTCTATTAAACACAAAAGGATTGAAAGTACTTGTAGATGTAGAGGGCGCGGAGAGATAGTATCCTTCCAGTGTTTTGAACTTTGAGAACTGTATTGCTACATGGACACATGGTGTGTatggcctacacacacaccgacggcatacacacacgcagacacacacatacggtACACACACAGTACGGGTTACTTTTCACAACCAGTGGGTAATAAGTAAATTATATTGCCGCATAGCACTTTCCAGTCAAGGCCATTTTGGCTTTGTTAAAGCCTTTGCTAAGAACCACACGTGTCCTGGCCCATTTTGTTACTTTTTTATGTGTATCCATCTGAGAGCTGTGAACAAAGCCATTAGCACTGGTCTAATACTCCTAAATCCTGCTCTCAAAAACGACTAGAAGGTTCTTGAGATGAACTGTGATATTTGCCTAGCTCAGCTGGCTTTGATTTGCCTGTTTGCTCTCGGATTTAAATTGAGTCATTTACCGTCAACACTGCAGGCTTGAATGGAGATCCCTGCGCCCGAGCCAGGCTTGTTAAACAAACAGTGGTGGAGTGGTGTGGGAGTGGGGGGGAGAAATGTGGGGGTGTCAAAGTGTCGTTCTGCTTACAAAAGCATTGAGATTGTTGGCTGCCACTGTTTGCAACTTGCACAGTAATATATCAAATGAACAGCATTCCGTATGTGTTTATGACACATTTAGGACACTGACATGAGATCTTCTAGGCAAACATTTCAATATGATCCTGTCTCACTGTTATGATAAAGTATGCATGAGACAATATAATTCATGTACATTTCTAGGAAACATATTTTTAACTCAGTATTACTGGTATTACTCCAAAAGGCCAAACTATGTTGTGGTAAACTTTGATTTCCGGACAGCATGTCTTGTCTTGGCTTATCTTGTTTCAATAGTCTTCCGAATGTTCAAAACAATTTAGTATTTTGttcttatattattattttctctttttctgtatCTTTCAGTCCATTTTGTCTTCCTATTGCTCCAACCAAACTCTATTGTGCTTTTTTCTTATATTTCCATTCCCGCTCTATTTCTCAGAACCAGTGTCTTTCCCTTCCTCTCATTATCACTCCATCAGTTCCACTCTCAAGACTGACCTGCAGTTGTTGTTGCAAAAATCAACACCATTTACCTACCCTCCTCCCTTTATGGCTAAAAGAAAAAGCCACAGAGCATagcggagggagagagagaaaaagagagggaggaatgcGTGATGGATGAATTCCTAGTAGACAGTGTTTGGGGGTGGTGGCCCCTGGCCCTCTGGTGTCAGGATAATGGAGTAAAGCTTTGGGCTCCCATTGAGCTCCAGAGAGACCCTATTCACTGCCAACAAGACCCCAGCCTCAG is drawn from Esox lucius isolate fEsoLuc1 chromosome 14, fEsoLuc1.pri, whole genome shotgun sequence and contains these coding sequences:
- the c9 gene encoding complement component C9; the encoded protein is MRTEVTAALLLGFYTLSQALSLSGEENRTSRRETREVKTALPNPVDCAWSRWSEWTACNPCTKTQHRSRTVEIYGQFGGKSCQGQPVGESQACVTQAVCEPDPPKECSNNEFTCESGACIKARLSCNGDLDCEDASDEDCEPVRRPCGTQQYETNEQGRTAGYGVNILGMEPRMNPFNNDYFNGLCTKVKSSVSNQYNRLPWNVGVLNYETLVEETVSREIYEDTHTLLRELMTETTLTVGAGLNLKFTPTEKSMDKAAKNIEATPTVQSTGNATAVKVNTTMAWDVGLDFEYKRTNMIKNVAEYTTIKNKSFMRVKGRVQLSTYRMRSRDLQVAGDFLEHVKSLPLEYEKGQYFSFLEDYGTHYTRNGKSGGEYDLIYVLNQDNIRDKKVTEKKVQNCIKLGITANFEISSGMGGGAHVRPDYCKDTVNNDTDEKEGKALVDKVITGVRGGTLEAAVAMRTQITKEGLMDQATYVGWARSVGDSPALLRSEPEPIQSLIPLDMPGANTRRLNLKRATEEYEAEYNVCKCMPCHNGATLALLDGQCLCLCPPQFEGLACQDVKTDQNKNSKMAVGGVAQEGNWSCWTPWSGCSGGKRTRTRMCNKQGLTGATCRGDTHSEDYC